A genomic stretch from Vicinamibacteria bacterium includes:
- a CDS encoding amidohydrolase family protein, whose protein sequence is MKRREFLGVVGALSASSVGSGAESSRKIDIHNHYYPETYFRMISEMGGEDYTFDTDAAGTRIIKFRGARFFGIQPPMTDVSLRLQAMDRTGIDVQVLSVSVPNVYFADEASEPLIARRLNDSYAELIATHPTRFKGFASIPMDVPDAALAELDRALGELKLNGVILLSHIRGKPLTEPRFRPFFEEANRRELCIIIHPMMPSGMAEQLQDYVLGPIVGFLFDSSLAVARMCYDGLFRDFPRIRWIIPHLGGAIPYWMARLDRGYHDFVACREKIDRPPSTYLKKLYYGTVSSSPETLGLVRDLVGTDHIALGTDYPHLLGSIEETLLTIGSLRIPDSEKDQIYHATALRILNNV, encoded by the coding sequence ATGAAGCGCCGGGAGTTCCTCGGGGTCGTGGGCGCGCTGAGCGCGTCGTCGGTCGGTTCGGGAGCGGAGTCGAGCCGGAAGATCGACATCCACAACCACTACTACCCCGAGACGTACTTCCGAATGATCTCCGAGATGGGGGGCGAAGACTATACGTTCGACACCGACGCCGCGGGCACGCGCATCATCAAGTTTCGCGGCGCTCGCTTCTTCGGCATCCAGCCGCCTATGACCGATGTCTCTCTGCGTCTGCAAGCCATGGATCGGACGGGAATCGACGTCCAGGTGCTCTCGGTCTCCGTGCCGAACGTCTACTTCGCCGACGAGGCCTCGGAGCCTCTGATCGCCCGGCGGCTCAACGATTCCTACGCCGAGCTCATTGCCACCCATCCGACGCGTTTCAAGGGATTCGCCTCGATTCCCATGGACGTCCCCGACGCGGCCCTCGCCGAGCTCGACCGGGCACTGGGCGAGCTCAAACTGAACGGCGTGATCCTGCTGAGCCACATACGCGGAAAGCCCCTGACCGAGCCACGGTTCCGGCCGTTTTTCGAGGAGGCGAACCGCCGAGAGCTCTGCATCATCATTCATCCGATGATGCCGTCAGGAATGGCGGAACAGCTCCAAGATTACGTTCTCGGTCCCATCGTGGGATTTCTCTTCGACTCCTCCCTCGCCGTGGCCCGCATGTGTTACGACGGGCTGTTCCGAGACTTCCCTCGTATCCGATGGATCATCCCGCATCTCGGAGGTGCCATTCCCTACTGGATGGCACGGCTCGACCGCGGCTATCACGACTTCGTCGCTTGCCGGGAGAAGATCGACCGGCCGCCGAGCACGTACCTGAAGAAGCTCTATTACGGCACGGTCTCCTCGAGCCCCGAGACCCTCGGCCTCGTCCGCGACCTCGTGGGTACGGACCACATTGCCCTCGGAACCGATTACCCGCACCTTCTGGGCTCCATCGAGGAGACTCTTCTAACGATCGGCTCGCTGCGCATCCCGGACAGCGAGAAGGATCAGATCTACCACGCGACCGCGCTCCGCATCCTGAACAACGTGTGA
- a CDS encoding CoA-transferase, with amino-acid sequence MAVAASREISDGDVVFVGIGLPNLAVNLALRTHAPNAQLVYESGVYGSRPNRLPISIGDPCLVTGSLQVLPMSETFCYFLQGGRIDVGFLGAAQIDRFGNLNTTVIGDYHAPKVRLPGSGGAAEISWLAKRTIVLLPQKRSKFPEKLDFRTSVGHYEGGGSREALGARRGGPTRVITNLGVYGFEPTTREMILEQLHPGVTLAEARSEVSWPLRVKEPVVTTSPPDESILRLLRETLDPKGIYLGTTS; translated from the coding sequence ATGGCCGTCGCCGCCTCGCGAGAGATCTCGGACGGCGACGTCGTCTTCGTCGGGATCGGCCTTCCGAACCTGGCCGTCAATCTCGCCCTCCGCACGCATGCGCCCAACGCGCAGCTCGTCTACGAATCCGGTGTCTATGGCTCGCGGCCCAATCGACTCCCGATCTCGATCGGCGATCCGTGTCTCGTCACCGGATCACTCCAGGTTCTTCCGATGTCGGAGACGTTCTGCTACTTCCTTCAGGGCGGCCGTATCGACGTGGGTTTTCTCGGAGCCGCCCAGATCGACCGCTTCGGGAACCTGAATACCACGGTCATCGGCGATTATCACGCTCCCAAAGTGCGTCTTCCCGGCTCGGGAGGTGCGGCCGAGATCTCCTGGCTCGCGAAGAGGACCATCGTGCTCCTCCCGCAGAAGCGCAGCAAATTTCCCGAAAAGCTGGACTTTCGCACGAGCGTCGGACACTACGAAGGTGGGGGCTCCCGCGAAGCTCTCGGCGCCAGGCGGGGAGGGCCCACCCGAGTCATCACCAACCTGGGCGTCTATGGTTTCGAGCCGACAACGCGCGAGATGATCCTCGAACAGCTCCATCCGGGGGTTACGTTGGCCGAGGCGCGCTCCGAAGTGAGCTGGCCGCTTCGCGTCAAAGAGCCCGTCGTGACGACGAGTCCGCCCGATGAGAGCATCCTTCGCCTCCTGCGTGAGACTCTGGATCCGAAAGGGATCTATCTGGGGACCACCTCATGA
- a CDS encoding CoA-transferase has protein sequence MSDKRLTMKEAIARFVDDGDVVAAEGFTHLIPFAAGHEIIRQRKKDLTLCRLTPDLIYDQMVAAGVARKLVFGWIGNPGVGSLHAIRRAIEKGVPRPLEIEEYSHFGLLSRLKAGASGLPFMPLVTYHGTELPHVNPNIRPVTCPFTGEALYAVPSLTPDVTIVHAQRADKQGNTQVWGLLGIQKEAAFAARKVIVVVEEVVDEEAIRSDPNRTLIPGIIVSAVVEEPFGAHPSYVQGYYDRDNDFYVTWDALSRTQEGIERYLDELVYGVEDRVAYERRLDPELRERLKPLPFLSRAVNYGLYR, from the coding sequence ATGAGCGACAAACGTCTCACCATGAAGGAAGCGATCGCGCGCTTCGTTGACGATGGCGACGTCGTGGCTGCGGAGGGGTTCACCCACCTCATTCCTTTCGCCGCCGGGCACGAGATCATCCGCCAGCGAAAGAAGGACTTGACGCTCTGTCGTCTGACCCCGGATCTGATCTACGACCAGATGGTTGCCGCCGGTGTCGCCAGAAAGCTCGTCTTCGGGTGGATTGGCAATCCGGGCGTGGGCTCGCTTCACGCGATACGGAGGGCGATCGAAAAGGGCGTCCCTCGGCCGCTCGAGATCGAGGAATATTCTCATTTCGGACTTCTTTCGCGCCTGAAGGCGGGTGCCTCGGGCTTGCCCTTCATGCCGCTCGTGACCTACCACGGTACCGAGCTGCCGCACGTCAACCCCAACATTCGACCCGTGACCTGCCCCTTTACGGGAGAAGCTCTCTATGCCGTCCCGTCGCTGACACCTGACGTGACCATCGTCCACGCCCAGCGGGCCGACAAGCAGGGCAACACCCAGGTCTGGGGTCTTCTCGGCATTCAGAAAGAGGCCGCTTTCGCGGCCAGGAAGGTCATCGTGGTCGTCGAGGAAGTCGTCGACGAAGAGGCCATTCGGTCGGACCCCAATCGAACGCTCATCCCCGGCATCATCGTGAGTGCCGTCGTCGAGGAGCCCTTCGGGGCGCACCCGAGCTATGTGCAGGGTTACTACGACCGGGACAACGACTTCTATGTCACCTGGGACGCATTGAGTCGCACTCAAGAGGGCATCGAGCGCTATCTGGACGAACTGGTCTACGGCGTCGAGGATCGGGTAGCTTACGAAAGACGACTGGATCCCGAGCTCAGGGAGCGGCTGAAGCCCTTGCCCTTCCTGTCTCGCGCAGTGAACTATGGCCTCTATCGCTGA